The following proteins are encoded in a genomic region of Thiomonas sp. X19:
- the rpsO gene encoding 30S ribosomal protein S15, with product MSLDKSNTAQIVADNARAAQDTGSPEVQVALLTARINELTGHFKIHAKDHHGRRGLLRMVSRRRKLLDYLKSKDAERYKSLISKLSLRK from the coding sequence ATGAGTCTCGACAAGAGCAATACGGCACAAATCGTTGCCGACAATGCGCGCGCAGCCCAGGATACCGGGTCCCCCGAAGTCCAGGTTGCACTGCTGACCGCCCGTATCAACGAACTGACCGGGCATTTCAAAATCCATGCCAAAGACCATCACGGTCGCCGCGGTTTGCTGCGCATGGTGAGCCGTCGGCGCAAGCTGCTGGACTATCTCAAGTCCAAGGATGCCGAGCGTTACAAGTCGCTGATCAGCAAGCTGAGCCTGCGCAAGTAA
- the pnp gene encoding polyribonucleotide nucleotidyltransferase gives MFNKITKTFQWGQHTVTMETGEIARQASGAVLLNMDDTVVLATVVAAKQAKPGQDFFPLTVDYIEKTYAAGKIPGGFFKREGRLSEGETLTSRLIDRPIRPLFPEGFYNEVQVVIHVMSLNPEVDADIPAMIAASAALSISGIPFDGPVGAARVGYVNGEYLLNPSKAQLADSRLDLVVAGTESAVLMVESEADQLSEDVMLEAVMYGHKQMQAAIDAIHELVREGGKPAWDWKPEARDEALISRIEMVAGEGFRTAYKITQKQARTDALRQVYAQVHAALSQDGAAVDSTKVESILFDMEARIVRGQILSGDPRIDGRDTRTVRPIEIRTGVLPRTHGSALFTRGETQALVVTTLGTDQDSQIIDALGGEYRDRFLLHYNMPPFATGETGRMGSPKRREIGHGRLAKRALLAVLPKKEDFAYTTRLVSEVTESNGSSSMASVCGGCLSLLDAGVPLKAHVAGIAMGLIKDGNRFAVLTDILGDEDHLGDMDFKVAGSATGITALQMDIKIQGITREIMQVALAQAREGRVHILGLMQQAVGGARTEVSQFAPRLYTMKINPERIRDVIGKGGAIIRALTEETGTQINIAEDGTITVAATDADRAKDAMRRIGELTAEVEIGQIYDGTVVKLLDFGALVNVLPGKDGLLHISQIANERINKVSDHMQEGQKVRVKVIETDDKGRFRLSIKALLGAEEAVAQQTSPVEPQQS, from the coding sequence ATGTTCAACAAAATCACCAAGACTTTCCAATGGGGCCAACACACCGTCACGATGGAGACCGGCGAAATCGCACGCCAAGCCTCCGGGGCCGTGTTGCTGAATATGGACGATACCGTGGTGCTCGCCACGGTGGTGGCGGCCAAGCAGGCCAAGCCGGGTCAGGATTTCTTCCCGCTCACCGTCGATTACATCGAGAAGACCTATGCCGCAGGCAAGATTCCTGGCGGCTTTTTCAAGCGTGAAGGCCGCCTGAGTGAGGGCGAGACCCTGACCTCGCGCCTGATCGACCGACCGATCCGCCCGCTGTTTCCGGAAGGGTTCTACAACGAGGTGCAGGTCGTCATCCATGTGATGTCGCTGAACCCGGAGGTCGATGCCGACATTCCAGCCATGATCGCCGCCAGTGCAGCGCTGTCGATCTCGGGCATTCCGTTCGACGGCCCGGTGGGCGCGGCCCGCGTGGGTTATGTCAACGGCGAGTACCTGCTGAACCCGAGCAAGGCCCAGTTGGCCGATTCCCGGCTGGACTTGGTGGTCGCCGGTACCGAGTCGGCCGTGCTGATGGTGGAATCCGAAGCCGACCAGTTGTCCGAAGACGTCATGCTCGAGGCCGTGATGTATGGCCACAAGCAGATGCAGGCGGCGATCGACGCCATCCATGAGCTGGTGCGCGAAGGCGGCAAGCCGGCCTGGGACTGGAAGCCGGAAGCGCGCGACGAGGCCCTCATCAGCCGCATCGAGATGGTTGCCGGCGAAGGTTTCCGCACCGCTTACAAAATCACCCAGAAGCAGGCGCGTACCGATGCGCTGCGCCAGGTCTACGCCCAAGTGCACGCAGCCCTGAGCCAAGACGGCGCGGCGGTCGACAGCACCAAGGTCGAGTCCATCCTGTTCGACATGGAAGCGCGCATCGTGCGCGGCCAGATTCTGAGCGGGGATCCGCGCATCGATGGTCGCGATACCCGTACCGTGCGCCCCATCGAGATCCGCACCGGCGTGCTGCCGCGCACCCATGGCAGCGCCTTGTTTACGCGCGGCGAAACCCAGGCGCTGGTGGTGACCACGCTTGGCACCGATCAGGATTCGCAAATCATCGACGCCCTGGGCGGGGAGTATCGCGACCGTTTCCTGCTGCACTACAACATGCCGCCGTTCGCCACCGGCGAAACCGGCCGCATGGGTTCGCCCAAGCGCCGCGAAATCGGCCATGGCCGCCTGGCCAAGCGCGCGCTGCTGGCCGTGCTGCCGAAGAAGGAGGATTTCGCTTACACCACGCGCCTGGTGTCGGAAGTCACCGAGTCCAACGGTTCATCGTCCATGGCTTCGGTTTGCGGCGGTTGCTTGAGCCTGCTGGACGCCGGTGTGCCGCTGAAGGCGCATGTTGCCGGCATCGCCATGGGCCTGATCAAGGACGGCAACCGTTTTGCCGTGCTGACCGATATCCTCGGCGATGAGGACCATCTGGGCGATATGGACTTCAAGGTCGCCGGTTCCGCCACGGGAATCACGGCGCTGCAGATGGACATCAAGATCCAGGGCATCACCCGCGAGATCATGCAGGTGGCGCTGGCGCAGGCGCGCGAAGGCCGCGTGCACATTCTGGGGCTGATGCAGCAAGCCGTGGGCGGGGCGCGCACCGAGGTGTCGCAGTTCGCGCCGCGCCTCTACACCATGAAGATCAACCCCGAGCGCATTCGCGACGTCATCGGCAAGGGCGGTGCCATCATCCGCGCCTTGACCGAAGAGACCGGCACGCAGATCAATATCGCCGAGGACGGCACCATCACGGTGGCCGCAACCGACGCCGATCGCGCCAAGGACGCCATGCGCCGCATTGGCGAGCTCACCGCCGAGGTCGAGATCGGTCAGATCTACGATGGCACGGTGGTCAAGCTGCTGGACTTCGGTGCACTGGTCAACGTGCTGCCGGGCAAGGATGGCCTGCTGCACATTTCGCAAATCGCCAACGAGCGCATCAACAAGGTTTCCGACCATATGCAGGAAGGCCAGAAGGTGCGTGTGAAGGTCATCGAGACCGACGACAAGGGCCGCTTCCGTCTGTCGATCAAGGCGCTGCTCGGCGCGGAAGAAGCCGTTGCCCAGCAGACGTCGCCGGTCGAGCCGCAGCAGTCCTGA
- a CDS encoding NAD(P)H-quinone oxidoreductase: protein MLVAEISQPGPPEVLRWVDRDRPEPGPGEVLLRVRAFGINRPDVLQRKGLYPPPPGASDIPGLEVCGEVLRGDLQGSTLRIGQRVCALLTGGGYAEYCVAPVGQCLPVPEILSDAEAATLPETFFTVWHNVFERGALKAGELLLVQGGTSGIGTTAIQLAHALGATVWATAGSDVKCQACLDLGAERAINYRTQDFAEQVREHTRGRGVDVLLDMVAGDYVARELGCMAEDGRLVIIAVQGGTAAGFDASLLMRRRLTITGSTLRARSVAFKSGVALALRDKVWPLIEAGRVRPHVHAVLPAAQVAQAHALMEGGQHIGKIVLTWP from the coding sequence ATGCTCGTTGCCGAGATCAGTCAACCCGGCCCACCGGAGGTTCTTCGCTGGGTGGATCGCGATCGGCCTGAACCTGGGCCTGGGGAAGTGCTGCTGCGGGTTCGCGCCTTCGGCATCAACCGGCCCGACGTGCTGCAACGCAAGGGCTTGTACCCGCCGCCGCCGGGCGCCTCCGACATTCCCGGGCTGGAAGTTTGCGGCGAAGTGCTCCGCGGCGATCTGCAGGGGTCCACCCTGCGCATCGGCCAGCGGGTTTGCGCCTTACTCACGGGCGGCGGCTATGCCGAGTATTGCGTTGCCCCCGTGGGCCAGTGCCTTCCCGTGCCGGAAATCTTGAGCGATGCCGAGGCCGCCACGCTACCCGAGACTTTTTTCACGGTCTGGCACAACGTGTTCGAACGCGGCGCACTCAAGGCCGGCGAATTGCTGCTGGTGCAGGGTGGCACCAGCGGCATTGGCACCACGGCAATTCAACTGGCGCATGCGCTCGGCGCCACCGTCTGGGCGACTGCCGGGTCGGACGTGAAATGTCAGGCTTGCCTGGATCTCGGCGCGGAGCGCGCCATCAACTACCGCACGCAGGACTTTGCCGAGCAGGTGCGTGAGCACACCAGGGGGCGAGGCGTCGATGTTCTGCTCGACATGGTGGCCGGCGACTACGTGGCGCGCGAACTCGGCTGCATGGCGGAAGATGGCCGCCTGGTCATCATCGCGGTGCAAGGCGGTACTGCGGCCGGCTTCGATGCCTCGCTGCTGATGCGCCGCCGCCTGACCATCACGGGCTCCACCTTGCGGGCCCGCAGCGTGGCCTTCAAGTCTGGCGTGGCGCTGGCCTTGCGTGACAAGGTCTGGCCGCTGATTGAGGCCGGCCGGGTCCGGCCCCATGTGCATGCGGTGCTGCCAGCCGCGCAGGTGGCCCAGGCGCACGCCCTGATGGAAGGTGGTCAGCACATCGGCAAGATCGTGCTGACCTGGCCCTGA
- the tpiA gene encoding triose-phosphate isomerase has product MRRKMVAGNWKMHGSLAANKALLDALVAAPAPACDVVVCVPSPYLAQAQGLLARTPINLGAQDCSAHEQGPYTGEVSVGMLRDFACGHVIVGHSERRAYHAETDSTVAIKAQRALDASMTPIVCVGETLEQRERGETEAIVGAQLDAVLQLLGQRIHQIVLAYEPVWAIGTGRTASPAQAQEVHAFIRQRAVRHHAGAAATRLLYGGSVKPDNAVELFAQPDIDGGLIGGASLKAADFLAIVDAARFSA; this is encoded by the coding sequence ATGCGTCGCAAGATGGTTGCAGGCAACTGGAAAATGCACGGCTCGCTGGCCGCCAACAAGGCCCTGCTGGACGCTTTGGTTGCCGCGCCCGCGCCGGCTTGCGATGTGGTCGTGTGCGTCCCCAGCCCTTACCTGGCGCAGGCGCAGGGTCTGCTGGCCAGAACGCCCATCAACCTGGGTGCGCAAGACTGTTCCGCGCATGAACAAGGCCCATACACCGGCGAAGTGTCGGTGGGCATGCTGCGCGATTTCGCCTGCGGCCATGTCATCGTCGGGCATTCCGAGCGCCGGGCCTACCACGCCGAGACTGACAGCACGGTGGCCATCAAGGCCCAGCGCGCACTCGATGCAAGCATGACACCCATTGTGTGCGTTGGCGAAACCCTGGAGCAGCGTGAGCGTGGAGAAACCGAGGCCATCGTCGGGGCACAACTCGACGCGGTGTTGCAACTGCTGGGCCAACGCATCCACCAGATCGTCCTGGCCTATGAACCGGTCTGGGCCATCGGCACCGGACGCACCGCAAGCCCGGCGCAAGCGCAGGAGGTTCATGCTTTCATACGCCAGCGCGCCGTTCGCCATCATGCGGGTGCCGCTGCCACCCGCCTGCTTTACGGTGGCAGTGTCAAGCCCGACAACGCCGTCGAACTCTTTGCCCAGCCGGATATCGACGGCGGGCTGATCGGCGGGGCTTCGCTCAAGGCTGCCGATTTCCTCGCCATTGTTGACGCAGCCAGGTTTTCCGCCTGA
- the secG gene encoding preprotein translocase subunit SecG, with protein sequence MHIALTLILVIQILSALTMVGLILMQHGKGADMGASFGSGSSGSLFGATGSANFLSRSTAVAATLFFICTLALAYFGNQPGEGGGLMSKLAGAGKPVAAQAASAAAKPAASAVPAGIAQIPGAGPGAQAASAAKPAAVPAPKTSAAK encoded by the coding sequence ATGCATATCGCCCTGACCCTCATCCTCGTCATTCAAATCCTGTCCGCGCTCACCATGGTCGGCCTGATCCTCATGCAGCACGGCAAAGGCGCCGACATGGGGGCATCGTTCGGTTCCGGCTCATCCGGCAGCCTGTTCGGCGCCACCGGCTCCGCCAATTTTCTCAGTCGCAGTACGGCGGTTGCCGCCACACTTTTTTTTATCTGCACCCTGGCACTGGCCTATTTCGGCAATCAGCCAGGTGAGGGTGGTGGCTTGATGAGCAAGCTTGCAGGCGCCGGGAAACCTGTGGCGGCACAGGCAGCCAGCGCTGCAGCCAAGCCAGCGGCATCGGCGGTGCCCGCTGGCATCGCGCAGATTCCAGGCGCAGGTCCTGGAGCCCAGGCTGCTTCTGCGGCCAAGCCTGCGGCAGTGCCCGCTCCGAAGACAAGCGCTGCAAAGTAA
- a CDS encoding NADH-quinone oxidoreductase subunit A: MFLEQYLPVLLFILVGTGVGIAPLALGRLLGPSRPDSAKNAPYECGFEAFEDARMKFDVRYYLVAILFILFDLEIAFLFPWAVVLKQVGATGFWAMMIFLSILVVGFIYEWKKGALDWE, translated from the coding sequence ATGTTTCTTGAGCAATATCTGCCTGTTTTGCTCTTCATTCTGGTCGGCACCGGCGTCGGTATCGCGCCATTGGCTTTGGGTCGTCTTCTCGGCCCCAGCCGTCCCGACAGCGCCAAGAATGCACCCTATGAATGCGGCTTCGAGGCCTTCGAGGACGCACGCATGAAATTCGATGTGCGCTATTACCTCGTCGCCATCCTGTTCATCCTGTTCGACCTGGAAATCGCCTTCCTTTTTCCCTGGGCCGTGGTGCTCAAGCAGGTTGGGGCAACGGGGTTCTGGGCCATGATGATCTTCCTGTCCATTCTTGTGGTGGGCTTTATCTACGAATGGAAAAAGGGGGCGCTGGACTGGGAGTAA
- a CDS encoding NADH-quinone oxidoreductase subunit B family protein, which translates to MSIEGVLNEGFITTSADKLINWTRTGSLWPMTFGLACCAVEMMHAGAARYDLDRFGIVFRPSPRQSDLMIVAGTLCNKMAPALRKVYDQMAEPRWVLSMGSCANGGGYYHYSYSVVRGCDRIVPVDVYVPGCPPTAEALLYGLIQLQNKIRRTNTIAR; encoded by the coding sequence ATGAGCATCGAAGGCGTTCTGAACGAGGGCTTCATCACCACATCGGCCGACAAGCTGATCAACTGGACCCGCACCGGTTCACTCTGGCCTATGACTTTCGGCCTGGCCTGCTGCGCGGTCGAAATGATGCATGCTGGCGCTGCGCGCTATGACCTCGACCGCTTCGGCATCGTCTTCCGGCCAAGTCCGCGCCAGTCCGACTTGATGATCGTCGCCGGAACGCTGTGCAACAAAATGGCGCCGGCGCTGCGCAAGGTTTACGACCAGATGGCCGAGCCGCGCTGGGTGCTGTCCATGGGCTCCTGTGCCAACGGCGGTGGTTATTACCACTACTCCTATTCCGTGGTGCGCGGCTGCGACCGCATCGTGCCGGTGGATGTGTACGTCCCGGGCTGCCCGCCCACGGCCGAGGCGCTGCTCTACGGCCTCATCCAGCTGCAGAACAAGATTCGTCGCACCAACACCATCGCGCGTTGA
- a CDS encoding NADH-quinone oxidoreductase subunit C: MPSKLEQLQHDLQQQLGERIASMAWAVDAITIDVPPASYLDACSILRDQASLRFEQLIDLCVVDYHGYANGPWQGKRYAVVLHLLSVSLNQRVRVRMWAEDDDMPVVPSVDPVWNSANWYEREAFDLYGVVFEGHNDLRRLLTDYGFIGHPFRKDFPISGTVEMRYDPERRRVIYQPVTIEPREIVPRIVREAGYGGLKPAGAKPASPTA; the protein is encoded by the coding sequence ATGCCCAGCAAACTCGAACAACTCCAGCACGATCTGCAGCAACAATTGGGCGAGCGCATCGCATCCATGGCCTGGGCCGTGGACGCAATCACCATCGACGTTCCGCCGGCTTCCTACCTCGACGCCTGCTCCATCCTGCGCGACCAAGCGTCGCTGCGCTTCGAGCAGCTCATCGACCTCTGTGTCGTGGACTATCACGGCTACGCCAACGGACCCTGGCAGGGCAAGCGCTACGCCGTCGTGCTGCATCTGCTTTCGGTCAGCCTCAACCAGCGTGTCAGGGTTCGCATGTGGGCCGAAGACGATGACATGCCGGTGGTGCCTTCGGTCGATCCCGTCTGGAACAGCGCCAACTGGTACGAGCGCGAAGCCTTCGACCTCTACGGTGTGGTGTTCGAGGGCCACAACGATCTGCGGCGCTTGCTGACCGACTACGGTTTCATCGGCCACCCCTTCCGCAAGGACTTCCCCATCAGCGGCACGGTCGAGATGCGCTACGACCCCGAACGCCGGCGTGTCATCTATCAGCCCGTGACGATCGAACCGCGTGAGATCGTGCCGCGCATCGTGCGCGAAGCCGGCTATGGCGGGCTCAAGCCCGCCGGCGCCAAGCCCGCCAGCCCCACGGCCTGA
- a CDS encoding NADH-quinone oxidoreductase subunit D, which yields MAEIKNYTLNFGPQHPAAHGVLRLVLELDGEVIQRADPHIGLLHRATEKLAETRTYMQALPYMDRLDYVSMMCNEHAYVLAIEKLLGVDVPLRAQYIRVMFAEITRLLNHLLWLGAHGLDCGAMTIFLYAFREREDLFDMYEAASGARMHAAYFRPGGVYRDLPDAMPQYRESSVHGPRDTKALNSNRRGSLLDFIDDFTQRFPKYVDEYETLLTDNRIWKQRTVGIGVVPPERALQLGFTGPMLRGSGIVWDLRKNQPYDVYDRMEFDVPVGKEGDCYDRYLVRMEEMRQSNRIVQQCVAWLRANPGPVITSNHKVAPPSRVEMKTSMEELIHHFKLFSEGFHVPEGQSYAAVEHPKGEFGIYIVSDGANKPFRLKIRAPGFPHLAAMDEMSRGHMIADAVAIIGTMDIVFGEIDR from the coding sequence ATGGCCGAGATCAAGAACTACACCCTCAACTTCGGGCCGCAGCACCCGGCAGCGCACGGCGTGCTGCGCCTGGTGCTGGAACTCGACGGCGAAGTCATCCAGCGTGCCGATCCGCACATCGGCCTGCTGCACCGCGCCACCGAAAAGCTGGCCGAGACCCGCACCTACATGCAGGCGCTGCCGTACATGGACCGGCTGGACTATGTCTCCATGATGTGCAACGAGCACGCCTATGTGCTGGCCATCGAGAAGCTGCTGGGTGTCGATGTGCCTTTGCGCGCGCAATACATCCGCGTCATGTTCGCCGAGATCACGCGCCTGTTGAACCACCTGCTGTGGCTGGGCGCGCATGGCCTGGACTGCGGCGCCATGACCATCTTCCTCTACGCCTTCCGCGAGCGCGAAGACCTGTTCGACATGTACGAGGCCGCCTCGGGTGCGCGCATGCATGCCGCCTACTTCCGTCCGGGCGGCGTGTATCGCGACCTGCCCGACGCCATGCCACAGTACCGCGAGTCCAGCGTGCATGGTCCGCGCGATACCAAGGCGCTCAACAGCAACCGCCGGGGTTCGCTGCTGGACTTCATCGACGACTTCACCCAGCGTTTTCCGAAGTATGTCGACGAGTACGAAACCCTGCTGACCGACAACCGCATCTGGAAACAGCGCACCGTGGGCATCGGTGTGGTGCCGCCCGAACGCGCCTTGCAGCTCGGCTTCACCGGCCCCATGCTGCGCGGCTCGGGCATCGTCTGGGACTTGCGCAAGAACCAGCCCTACGACGTCTACGACCGCATGGAGTTTGACGTTCCGGTCGGCAAGGAAGGCGACTGCTACGACCGCTATCTGGTGCGCATGGAGGAAATGCGTCAGTCCAACCGCATCGTCCAGCAATGCGTGGCCTGGCTGCGCGCCAACCCCGGCCCGGTCATCACCAGCAACCACAAGGTCGCGCCGCCATCGCGGGTCGAGATGAAGACCAGCATGGAAGAGCTGATCCACCACTTCAAGCTGTTCTCCGAAGGCTTCCACGTGCCCGAGGGGCAGTCGTACGCGGCGGTGGAGCATCCCAAGGGCGAGTTCGGCATCTACATCGTGTCCGACGGCGCCAACAAGCCTTTCCGCCTGAAAATCCGCGCCCCGGGTTTCCCGCATCTGGCGGCGATGGACGAAATGTCGCGCGGCCACATGATTGCGGATGCCGTGGCCATCATCGGCACGATGGACATTGTGTTCGGCGAAATCGATCGGTAA
- the nuoE gene encoding NADH-quinone oxidoreductase subunit NuoE, whose translation MLSETTRQRIDRELAKYPADQRQSAVIAALTIVQLERGWISSESEREVADYIGMPPIAVHEVVTFYNMFNTRPVGRFKLNVCTNLPCQLGGGTQAVQYLSQKLGIALGETTADGMFTLQESECLGACGDAPVALVNDRRMCSFLGNAQIDLMIDDLRRQAAKGDAA comes from the coding sequence ATGCTGTCAGAAACCACCCGCCAGCGCATTGACCGCGAACTGGCCAAGTATCCCGCCGATCAGCGGCAGTCCGCGGTGATTGCCGCGCTGACCATCGTGCAACTGGAGCGCGGCTGGATCTCGTCCGAGTCCGAGCGCGAAGTGGCCGACTACATCGGCATGCCGCCCATCGCCGTGCACGAGGTCGTCACCTTCTACAACATGTTCAACACCCGGCCCGTCGGGCGTTTCAAGCTCAACGTTTGCACCAATCTGCCCTGCCAACTTGGCGGCGGTACGCAGGCGGTGCAATACCTCAGCCAGAAGCTGGGCATCGCCCTGGGCGAGACCACGGCCGACGGCATGTTCACGCTGCAGGAAAGCGAATGCCTGGGCGCCTGTGGTGACGCACCCGTGGCGCTGGTGAACGACCGTCGCATGTGCAGCTTTCTTGGCAACGCGCAGATCGACCTGATGATCGACGACTTGCGTCGCCAAGCGGCCAAGGGAGATGCAGCATGA
- the nuoF gene encoding NADH-quinone oxidoreductase subunit NuoF, whose product MNAYASTGQESCFHGRHLDPQILQGLDGRNWHLNDYVARDGYQALRKILGADGGPGMPPDQVIAEVKLSALRGRGGAGFPTGLKWSFMPRQFPGQKYLVCNSDEGEPGTFKDRDILRFNPHIVIEGMIIAAYAMGISVGYNYIHGEIFEDYDRFEEALEEARAAGYLGDNILGSAYSFQLHASHGFGAYICGEETALLESLEGKKGQPRFKPPFPASFGLYGKPTTINNTETFAAVPWIIRNGGQAYLECGKPNNGGTKIYSVSGDVALPGNYEVPMGTPFSKLLALAGGMREGRALKAVIPGGSSAPVLPANIVMDCTMDYDSIAKAGSMLGSGAVIVLNDTRCMVKSLMRLSYFYQHESCGQCTPCREGTGWLYRMVHRIEHGQGRPEDLDALNSVSDNIAGRTICALGDAAAMPVKSFIKHFRAEFEHHIEHKTCIVPAYV is encoded by the coding sequence ATGAATGCCTATGCATCCACGGGCCAGGAGAGCTGTTTCCACGGCCGGCATCTCGACCCGCAAATCCTGCAGGGGCTGGACGGCAGGAACTGGCACCTGAACGATTACGTGGCTCGCGACGGCTACCAGGCCCTGCGCAAGATTCTCGGCGCTGACGGCGGCCCGGGCATGCCGCCCGATCAGGTGATCGCCGAGGTCAAGCTCTCGGCCTTGCGGGGGCGGGGCGGCGCCGGCTTCCCCACCGGGCTGAAGTGGAGTTTCATGCCGCGTCAGTTTCCGGGCCAGAAGTATCTGGTGTGCAACTCCGACGAAGGCGAGCCAGGCACGTTCAAGGATCGCGACATCCTGCGCTTCAACCCGCATATCGTGATCGAGGGCATGATCATCGCCGCCTACGCCATGGGCATCAGCGTGGGCTACAACTACATCCACGGCGAAATCTTCGAGGACTACGACCGCTTCGAAGAGGCGCTGGAGGAGGCGCGCGCCGCCGGTTATCTCGGCGACAACATCCTTGGCAGCGCCTACAGCTTTCAGCTGCATGCCTCGCATGGTTTCGGCGCCTACATCTGCGGCGAAGAAACCGCGCTGCTCGAATCGCTGGAAGGCAAGAAGGGCCAGCCGCGTTTCAAGCCACCGTTCCCCGCCAGTTTCGGCCTGTACGGCAAGCCCACCACCATCAACAACACCGAGACCTTTGCCGCGGTGCCCTGGATCATCCGCAACGGCGGCCAGGCCTATCTGGAGTGCGGCAAGCCCAACAACGGCGGCACCAAGATCTATTCGGTCTCGGGCGACGTGGCGCTGCCGGGCAACTACGAGGTGCCGATGGGCACACCGTTCTCCAAGCTGCTGGCGCTGGCTGGCGGCATGCGCGAGGGCAGGGCGCTCAAGGCCGTGATTCCCGGCGGCTCGTCAGCCCCGGTGCTGCCGGCGAACATCGTCATGGACTGCACGATGGACTATGACTCCATCGCCAAGGCCGGCTCCATGCTGGGGTCGGGAGCGGTCATCGTGCTCAACGACACCCGCTGCATGGTCAAGTCCTTGATGCGCTTGTCCTACTTCTACCAGCACGAGTCCTGCGGCCAGTGCACACCCTGCCGCGAAGGCACCGGCTGGCTGTACCGCATGGTCCACCGCATCGAGCACGGACAGGGCCGGCCGGAAGATCTGGACGCGCTCAACTCGGTGTCCGACAACATCGCCGGGCGCACCATTTGCGCGCTGGGTGATGCGGCGGCCATGCCGGTCAAATCCTTCATCAAGCATTTCCGCGCCGAATTCGAGCATCACATCGAACACAAAACCTGCATCGTGCCTGCGTATGTCTGA